From Shewanella yunxiaonensis, the proteins below share one genomic window:
- a CDS encoding HAD family hydrolase, producing MKHYDLIVFDWDGTLMDSIGRILACLRHVASDLGLIEPPESALRDIIGMSLDQAMQTLFPDRPAPEYALLQQSYRDNYHRQAHVATPLYAGITELLSTLQQQNYQLAVATGKSRPGLNRSLQQTGLDQFFAYSRCADEAHSKPHPDMLQQLLSHSGIPASRALMIGDSVLDLQMANAAGVAAIGVSYGAHTREKLRTQNPKGIINEPLALLSLLQ from the coding sequence ATGAAGCACTACGATCTGATTGTTTTTGACTGGGATGGCACGCTGATGGATTCCATAGGTCGCATCTTGGCCTGCTTGCGTCACGTTGCCAGTGACCTGGGACTAATTGAACCACCTGAGTCAGCATTGCGGGATATCATCGGTATGTCACTGGATCAGGCGATGCAAACACTATTTCCGGACCGACCCGCGCCAGAATATGCGCTGTTGCAGCAGAGTTATCGTGACAACTATCATCGGCAAGCGCATGTTGCGACACCTTTATATGCAGGGATTACTGAGTTGCTTAGTACGTTGCAGCAGCAGAACTATCAGTTGGCGGTGGCGACTGGCAAATCCCGTCCGGGGCTCAATCGTTCACTGCAACAGACGGGATTGGATCAGTTTTTTGCGTACAGTCGCTGTGCCGATGAAGCCCACAGTAAGCCCCATCCAGATATGCTGCAACAACTCCTGTCACATTCCGGCATTCCAGCTTCACGGGCACTGATGATAGGCGATTCGGTGCTGGATCTGCAGATGGCAAATGCCGCCGGGGTGGCCGCGATTGGGGTGAGTTATGGTGCCCACACTCGTGAAAAGCTGCGAACTCAAAATCCCAAAGGCATCATTAACGAACCATTAGCCCTACTGTCGCTACTACAGTAG